Proteins encoded in a region of the Phoenix dactylifera cultivar Barhee BC4 chromosome 3, palm_55x_up_171113_PBpolish2nd_filt_p, whole genome shotgun sequence genome:
- the LOC103717510 gene encoding uncharacterized protein LOC103717510 — translation MEPGARSSSVKNIVVRVLLFGVFVLLLRFVYVVTVYGGPCKSGDFCIFSFPGDGLSIAGAGASVSAGTAAFVRVAAGSAATTPALWTTREWRKAVDYYSAIFQDLLVEGFLSQTAKSLCVDTPVGQEVLALKEIGVPDAVGVAKKKAPPLVVAGGDLLHLPFRNGTFDFVFAGRSLDRSKRPADLAAEIERKMKPEGLLAVLTTSAGDAYSLHSLADLFPSCVKLRSREIDGPDSSSALREIVFQKKFDSEILSFNGENSNPSSGGNSANRFSIPEHKLQILKSAEPLIKEEPLKPWIALKRNIKNIKYLPSMADISFKRRYVYVDVGSRSYGSSIGSWFRKQYPKQNHTFDIYAIEADRAFHDEYAAKKNVKLLPFAAWVRNETLTFEINHDPEQHDAEKEKGGRGMGRIRPVRGPSEGVSSGELHTIHGFDFAEWLKRTVSDKDFVVMKMDVEGTEFDLVPRLFETGVISLIDELFLECHYNRWQRCCPGERTPKYRNTYGECLRLFTSLRKSGVLVHQWW, via the coding sequence ATGGAGCCGGGGGCGAGATCCAGCTCCGTGAAGAACATCGTGGTGCGCGTGCTGCTCTTCGGCGtcttcgtcctcctcctccgcttcGTCTACGTCGTCACCGTGTACGGTGGGCCCTGCAAATCCGGCGACTTCTGCATTTTCTCTTTCCCCGGCGACGGCCTCAGCATCGCCGGCGCCGGTGCTTCTGTCTCCGCCGGCACCGCCGCCTTCGTCCGCGTCGCCGCCGGCTCCGCCGCCACCACGCCCGCCCTCTGGACCACCCGGGAGTGGCGCAAGGCTGTGGACTACTACTCCGCTATCTTCCAGGACCTCCTTGTGGAGGGCTTCCTCTCCCAGACGGCCAAGTCCCTCTGCGTGGACACCCCCGTCGGCCAGGAGGTCCTCGCCCTCAAGGAGATCGGCGTCCCCGACGCCGTCGGCGTCGCCAAGAAGAAGGCCCCGCCGCTGGTCGTCGCCGGCGGCGACCTCCTCCACCTGCCGTTCCGCAACGGCACCTTCGACTTCGTCTTCGCCGGCCGTAGCCTCGACCGGTCCAAGCGGCCGGCGGATCTCGCCGCGGAAATCGAGCGGAAGATGAAGCCCGAAGGGCTTCTGGCCGTCCTCACCACCTCCGCCGGCGACGCGTACAGCCTTCACTCCCTCGCCGATCTCTTCCCCTCCTGCGTGAAGCTCCGCTCCCGCGAGATCGACGGCCCAGATTCGTCCTCAGCCCTCCGCGAGATCGTATTCCAGAAGAAATTCGACAGTGAGATTCTCTCCTTCAATGGAGAGAATTCCAATCCTTCCTCCGGTGGCAATTCCGCGAACAGATTCTCCATCCCTGAGCACAAGCTCCAAATTCTAAAATCCGCGGAGCCTCTGATCAAAGAGGAGCCATTGAAGCCATGGATCGCCCTGAAGAGAAACATCAAAAACATCAAATACCTTCCATCTATGGCGGATATAAGCTTCAAGCGGAGGTACGTGTATGTCGACGTCGGTTCCCGGAGCTACGGCTCAAGCATTGGGAGCTGGTTCAGGAAGCAGTACCCCAAGCAGAACCACACCTTCGATATCTATGCCATCGAGGCCGACCGGGCGTTCCATGACGAGTATGCGGCCAAGAAGAATGTCAAGTTGCTGCCCTTCGCTGCGTGGGTGCGTAACGAGACCCTGACGTTCGAGATCAATCATGACCCGGAGCAGCATGATGCCGAGAAAGAGAAAGGTGGCCGTGGAATGGGTCGGATTAGGCCGGTCCGTGGGCCCTCCGAAGGTGTGTCGTCCGGGGAGCTGCATACGATTCATGGATTTGATTTTGCTGAGTGGTTGAAGAGGACGGTATCGGATAAGGATTTTGTGGTCATGAAGATGGACGTGGAGGGGACAGAGTTCGATCTGGTGCCGAGGCTGTTCGAGACCGGGGTCATCTCTTTGATAGATGAGCTCTTTCTGGAGTGCCACTATAACCGGTGGCAGAGGTGCTGCCCTGGGGAGAGGACGCCCAAGTACAGGAACACCTACGGAGAGTGCCTGAGGCTGTTCACTTCGCTCAGGAAGAGCGGCGTTCTTGTTCATCAGTGGTGGTGA